In one Agathobacter rectalis ATCC 33656 genomic region, the following are encoded:
- the ilvN gene encoding acetolactate synthase small subunit: protein MKNRWIALYVENEVGVLAKVSGLFSAKSYNLQSLTVGTTEDETISRMTICVTSDDITFEQIKKQLNRMVEVIKVIDLTDVPLHMKEILYVRVSKLTREEITDIFQTAQVFNIDVVDKNADSVILESKLTEHRNDDLIALLKSQYKHISVVRGGAVAIEAMSTGCR, encoded by the coding sequence ATGAAAAACAGATGGATTGCACTTTATGTTGAGAATGAGGTCGGTGTTTTAGCAAAGGTTTCAGGACTTTTCTCTGCAAAATCCTACAATTTACAGTCTCTTACGGTTGGAACAACAGAGGATGAGACTATTTCCAGAATGACTATTTGCGTTACAAGCGATGATATTACCTTTGAGCAGATAAAAAAGCAGCTCAACAGAATGGTCGAGGTCATCAAGGTTATTGACCTGACTGATGTGCCTCTGCATATGAAGGAAATACTCTATGTCAGGGTATCAAAGCTCACCCGCGAGGAAATTACTGATATCTTCCAGACAGCGCAGGTTTTTAATATTGATGTGGTGGACAAGAATGCCGACAGCGTGATCTTAGAGAGCAAGCTCACAGAGCACCGCAATGATGATCTTATAGCCCTGCTCAAGTCACAGTACAAGCATATCTCGGTTGTGCGCGGTGGTGCCGTGGCCATTGAAGCTATGAGTACCGGCTGCCGCTAG